The genomic segment CTTCCAAAAAACTTCTGATACTTCTGTACTGACAGTAACATTCCTATGATAATAAGTCAATGCCATGTTAACAACTGTCAAGCCAATTTAGAAATGTCCTATTCTTACCAAAATAGAAATGTCCGGTTTTATACTATTGCCTCCAAAAGAGGATTATTCGTCTTTGCAGCTATTTTTTTGCATGTCCTGTTCCATGGGTGATCCTGTGGTGGTGTTTACCGCACGCTCTGTTCTTATGCAGAGTATCTTTTTCAGGTTAAGCCCGTCGGGTATCGGCCTGTGCATGTTTCCCTGACTTAAGGCTTTAACACTGAACTTGCGGTTGAATTCTCTCAGGTAATGGCTGTCAAGGAATTTGTTGGCTTCCGCTATTGTGCTGATGCCTCTGAGTCTCAGCTCTTTCACTAACCTGTCCTGTAGCGTCCCGAATAATCTCTCTATCCTTCCCTTAGCCTGCGGTGAATAGGCATGGATCAGCTTTACTCCAAGTTCTTTCAACGCCCGACCAAATTCACTAACCGGCTCTTCTCTGTTTACCTCTTCTTCTATTGTCGGCTTTGCTGTGGATTTGTATGTGCTGTGCCTGTCAAAGTATATGCTGACAGGTATTCCGTACTTCTTTATATAGCGATGGCAGCTGTCCATTGCTGGTATTGTGCCCTCATACTCATAAAACCTGAAATATGCCCTGCTGGTTGCGTCATCTG from the Nitrospirota bacterium genome contains:
- a CDS encoding ISNCY family transposase, whose product is MARKDIIILSQKELKRLHIIQKVLDGVIKQAEAADMLALSDRQIRRLIKRVRIEGDRGIAHKARGKPSGRRLPVKIKDKVIELYREKLKGFGPTLAAEKVFELGGIQISDETLRLWLIEKGEWQKHRKGRGHRQWRERKHCIGEMEQMDGSHHDWFEGRGPKCVLMAYTDDATSRAYFRFYEYEGTIPAMDSCHRYIKKYGIPVSIYFDRHSTYKSTAKPTIEEEVNREEPVSEFGRALKELGVKLIHAYSPQAKGRIERLFGTLQDRLVKELRLRGISTIAEANKFLDSHYLREFNRKFSVKALSQGNMHRPIPDGLNLKKILCIRTERAVNTTTGSPMEQDMQKNSCKDE